In one window of Thalassophryne amazonica chromosome 9, fThaAma1.1, whole genome shotgun sequence DNA:
- the LOC117516558 gene encoding olfactory receptor 6C4-like: MELFNSAFGRNITFVRPAYFIIGGFAGIPHINYYYIFLFLVYIVSVLANTAVMAVILLDQNLRTPKYVAVFNLAWTDMFGSTVLVPKVIDIFLFNHSNISYNDCMTFLFFCYTCLCMQSLNLVALSYDRLVAITFPLHYHVKVTHRFMFSLVAFAWVLSILVTLIAVCLLTRLSICKSVIINSYFCDHGQIYRLACNDNMPSYLVACIVPVLVFWLPLTFVLLSYSYIGYTLTKVASVKERVKAFKTCSAHLSLVAIYFIPLLLTFTLMANIHPNARIVNLSLTFIFPPMLNPIIYFLQTQEINESVKRLLKIRGQSKIAKKKITLV, encoded by the coding sequence ATGGAATTATTCAACTCTGCCTTCGGAAGAAACATCACCTTTGTACGTCCTGCATATTTCATAATAGGTGGATTTGCTGGCATACCTCATATAAACTATTACTATATCTTTCTCTTTTTGGTATATATTGTGTCAGTGTTGGCAAACACAGCTGTGATGGCTGTAATATTGTTGGACCAAAATCTAAGAACTCCAAAGTATGTTGCAGTTTTTAACCTTGCATGGACAGACATGTTTGGGAGCACTGTGCTGGTGCCAAAGGTTATTGACATCTTTCTGTTTAATCACTCCAACATCTCCTATAATGACTGTATgacatttctttttttctgttacacATGTCTTTGTATGCAGTCTCTTAATCTAGTTGCTCTCTCCTATGACAGACTGGTAGCGATCACCTTCCCACTGCACTATCATGTGAAGGTCACACACAGGTTCATGTTTTCTTTGGTTGCCTTTGCCTGGGTTTTATCCATTCTTGTTACCCTGATTGCAGTGTGCCTTCTGACAAGACTTTCCATCTGTAAATCAGTGATTATTAACAGCTATTTCTGtgatcacggacaaatataccgTCTGGCCTGTAATGACAACATGCCCAGCTATTTAGTTGCTTGTATTGTACCAGTTCTTGTGTTTTGGCTTCCACTGACATTTGTCTTGTTGAGTTACTCGTATATCGGCTACACTTTGACTAAAGTAGCTTCAGTTAAGGAAAGAGTAAAAGCATTTAAAACCTGTAGTGCTCACCTTTCATTAGTAGCAATCTATTTTATCCCACTTTTActcacatttactttaatggcaaATATTCATCCAAATGCCAGGATTGTAAACCTCtctttgacttttatttttcCTCCCATGCTGAACccaatcatttattttctgcagaCACAAGAAATCAACGAGTCTGTTAAAAGGTTGTTAAAAATCAGAGGCCAGTCCAaaattgcaaagaaaaaaataacctTAGTTTGA